Proteins co-encoded in one Gemmatimonadaceae bacterium genomic window:
- the secA gene encoding preprotein translocase subunit SecA, translated as MLKGLLSKVFGTRHERERRRIQPIVDEINQHYARLQTASEEELRGQTAKFRGILAERTDALEARVAELKELKRSTKDSAEREKLDLELSGGDGRGGVEKELREAIAEVLDELLPEAFATVREAARRLLGTTVQVTGQELTWDMVHYDVQLMGGIQLHLGKIAEMATGEGKTLVATLPMYLNALPAKGAHLVTVNSYLARRDSQWMGHVYSYLGLTVGCLDDTEPGSYDRRAAYNADITYGTNNEFGFDYLRDNMVVSLEQRVQRGHWYAIVDEVDSVLIDEARTPLIISGPVGNDNDMAFSEHNNAVLRLFRRQTEIVNQLVGEGERALEQGDKDTAALQFFKSQLGSPKNKRLMKAMNEQGVKQLVQRMELDYLADRKLPPAKQQFRELENDLYFVLDEKGHTVHLTDSGIDELSPAHHDEFALPDISTEVHRIEHDTEMSPQEKLEARRAIEGEYAIKSEKLHIVHQLLRAHALYEKDVNYVVQEGQVLIVDEFTGRTMPGRRWSEGLHQAVEAKEGVQVKGETQTLATITIQNYFRMYEKLGGMTGTAETEEGEFHQIYGLEVAVIPTNRDIARDDRQDLIYKTRREKFNAIVDETRRLHELGFPVLVGTVNVEVSETLSRMFKRAGLPHNVLNAKYHQREAEIVAGAGQTGAITIATNMAGRGTDIKLGAGVKESLPSKVKDPDGNEVDVTECGGLHIIGSERHESRRIDRQLRGRSGRQGDPGASQFFLSLEDDLMRLFQSDRIARLMDRLGAQEGEVLTHPLVTRSIEQAQKRVELQNFQARKRLLDYDDVMNQQREVIYSLRSFALDGGEELRGESIKMVEKAITKRVTDLLADFEDATHWDLGLVRQELLMHYLLTVPALEGDDTPTTVEGVTEAAVAAVRTAFEAKEQALNEVHDEAGNGFASRLNSLIMLNVLDEKWKDHLYDLDQLRAAIHYRSWGQKDPLIEYKQEAYTMFVDLMSDIHTTFAERFLRAQLVFNPVEFMGDGGPAPAPEPEAPRRPTRRYNALGILEDIVDEPLVVDAEPEVTVPADEPEQASARADGGGEKKPVVKGDPLVVGAGRTRSLGSMAGGAAAGQVDFTGVGRNDPCPCGSGKKFKKCHGVNA; from the coding sequence ATGCTCAAGGGACTCCTCTCGAAGGTCTTCGGCACGCGGCACGAGCGCGAACGCAGGCGCATCCAGCCGATCGTTGATGAAATCAACCAGCACTACGCCCGCCTGCAGACGGCCTCCGAGGAGGAGCTGCGGGGACAGACCGCCAAGTTCCGGGGGATTCTCGCCGAGCGGACCGATGCGCTGGAGGCGCGGGTCGCGGAGCTGAAGGAGCTCAAGCGGTCGACCAAGGACTCCGCGGAGCGCGAGAAGCTGGACCTCGAGCTGTCCGGTGGCGACGGGCGTGGCGGCGTGGAGAAGGAGCTGCGCGAGGCGATCGCCGAGGTCCTGGACGAGCTGCTCCCGGAGGCATTTGCCACGGTGCGGGAAGCGGCGCGGCGGCTGCTCGGGACGACGGTGCAGGTGACGGGTCAGGAACTGACCTGGGACATGGTGCACTACGACGTGCAGCTGATGGGCGGCATCCAGCTGCACCTGGGGAAGATCGCGGAAATGGCGACCGGCGAAGGGAAGACGTTGGTGGCCACGCTGCCGATGTACCTCAATGCGCTGCCGGCCAAGGGGGCGCACCTGGTGACGGTGAACTCGTACCTGGCCCGCCGCGACTCGCAGTGGATGGGGCACGTGTACAGCTACCTCGGCCTCACCGTGGGATGCCTCGACGACACCGAGCCGGGGTCGTACGACCGTCGCGCGGCCTACAACGCCGACATCACCTACGGGACGAACAACGAGTTCGGGTTCGACTACCTGCGCGACAACATGGTGGTCTCGCTCGAGCAACGCGTGCAGCGTGGGCACTGGTACGCGATCGTCGACGAAGTGGACTCGGTGCTCATCGACGAGGCGCGCACGCCGCTCATCATTTCGGGGCCGGTCGGGAACGACAACGACATGGCGTTCTCGGAGCACAACAACGCGGTGTTGCGCCTGTTCCGCCGGCAGACGGAGATCGTGAACCAACTGGTGGGCGAGGGGGAGCGCGCGCTGGAGCAGGGGGACAAGGACACGGCGGCGCTGCAGTTCTTCAAGTCGCAGCTGGGGAGCCCGAAGAACAAGCGCCTCATGAAGGCGATGAACGAGCAGGGGGTCAAGCAGCTCGTCCAGCGCATGGAGCTCGACTACCTGGCCGACCGCAAGCTGCCGCCGGCCAAGCAGCAGTTCCGCGAGCTGGAGAACGACCTGTACTTCGTGCTGGACGAGAAGGGGCACACGGTGCACCTGACGGACAGCGGGATCGACGAACTGAGCCCCGCGCATCACGACGAGTTCGCCCTTCCCGACATCTCGACCGAGGTCCACCGGATCGAGCACGACACGGAGATGTCGCCGCAGGAGAAGCTCGAGGCGCGCCGCGCCATCGAGGGCGAGTACGCGATCAAGAGCGAGAAGCTCCACATCGTGCACCAGCTGCTGCGCGCGCACGCCCTGTACGAGAAGGACGTCAACTACGTCGTGCAGGAAGGACAGGTCCTGATCGTCGACGAGTTCACGGGGCGCACCATGCCCGGGCGCCGCTGGTCGGAGGGGCTGCACCAGGCGGTGGAGGCCAAGGAAGGCGTGCAGGTGAAGGGGGAGACGCAGACGCTCGCCACCATCACCATCCAGAACTACTTCCGCATGTACGAGAAGCTCGGCGGGATGACCGGGACCGCCGAGACCGAGGAAGGGGAGTTCCACCAGATCTACGGGCTGGAAGTCGCCGTCATTCCGACCAATCGGGACATCGCGCGCGACGACCGGCAGGACCTGATCTACAAGACGCGGCGCGAGAAGTTCAACGCGATCGTCGACGAGACGCGGCGTCTCCACGAGCTGGGCTTCCCGGTCCTCGTGGGTACCGTGAATGTCGAGGTGTCGGAGACGCTGTCGCGCATGTTCAAGCGCGCGGGTCTCCCCCACAACGTCCTGAACGCCAAGTACCACCAGCGCGAGGCGGAGATTGTCGCCGGCGCCGGACAGACGGGGGCGATCACGATTGCCACCAACATGGCCGGCCGCGGAACGGACATCAAACTCGGCGCCGGGGTCAAGGAGTCGCTCCCGTCCAAGGTGAAGGATCCGGACGGGAACGAGGTCGACGTGACCGAGTGCGGTGGGTTGCACATCATCGGATCGGAGCGCCACGAGTCGCGCCGCATCGACCGCCAGCTTCGCGGGCGTTCGGGACGACAGGGCGATCCGGGAGCGTCGCAGTTCTTCCTGTCGCTGGAAGACGACCTGATGCGCCTGTTCCAGTCCGATCGCATCGCGCGGTTGATGGACCGGCTCGGCGCGCAGGAAGGTGAGGTGCTGACGCACCCGCTGGTGACGCGATCGATCGAGCAGGCGCAAAAGCGCGTCGAGCTGCAGAACTTCCAGGCCCGCAAGCGCCTGCTCGACTACGACGACGTGATGAACCAGCAGCGCGAGGTGATCTACTCGCTGCGCTCGTTTGCACTCGACGGCGGCGAGGAGCTGCGTGGCGAATCGATCAAGATGGTGGAGAAGGCGATCACGAAGCGCGTGACGGACCTCCTCGCCGACTTCGAGGACGCGACGCACTGGGACCTGGGACTCGTCAGGCAGGAACTGCTGATGCACTACCTGCTGACGGTGCCGGCGCTGGAAGGCGACGACACACCGACCACCGTCGAGGGGGTGACGGAGGCGGCGGTGGCGGCGGTGCGCACGGCGTTCGAGGCCAAGGAGCAGGCGCTGAACGAGGTGCACGACGAGGCCGGGAACGGTTTCGCCTCGCGCCTCAACTCGCTCATCATGCTCAACGTCCTGGACGAGAAGTGGAAGGACCACCTCTACGACCTGGACCAGCTGCGCGCGGCGATCCACTACCGCTCGTGGGGGCAGAAGGACCCGCTCATCGAGTACAAGCAGGAAGCGTACACGATGTTCGTGGACCTGATGAGCGACATCCATACGACCTTCGCCGAGCGGTTCCTGCGGGCGCAGCTCGTGTTCAATCCGGTCGAGTTCATGGGCGACGGGGGGCCGGCGCCGGCACCGGAGCCGGAGGCGCCGCGACGCCCCACGCGGCGCTACAACGCGCTCGGGATCCTCGAGGACATCGTCGACGAGCCGCTCGTGGTCGACGCGGAGCCCGAGGTGACCGTCCCCGCCGACGAGCCGGAGCAGGCGTCGGCGCGCGCCGACGGGGGCGGAGAGAAGAAGCCCGTCGTGAAGGGCGATCCGCTGGTAGTGGGGGCTGGGCGCACGCGCTCGCTGGGGAGCATGGCGGGAGGGGCGGCCGCCGGCCAGGTCGACTTCACCGGCGTGGGGCGCAACGACCCGTGTCCGTGCGGGTCGGGGAAGAAGTTCAAGAAGTGTCATGGGGTTAACGCGTAG
- the nadD gene encoding nicotinate (nicotinamide) nucleotide adenylyltransferase has product MRIGLFGGSFDPPHLGHLLAASDAFEALELDRLVWIPASQQPLKVGVACASAADRLAMVRLAVGDDPRFAVDAIEIERPGLSFTVDTVEAYSGRYPGDDLVVLLGADVMSTFAKWREPRRIASMARLAILHRTVGGEAVEKAAVAGAIRAITGDDLPAPVVLDTRRVDLSSTEIRERARQGRSLHGYVPDAVARYVREHALYR; this is encoded by the coding sequence GTGCGCATCGGGCTCTTCGGCGGGTCGTTCGATCCGCCGCACCTTGGGCACCTGCTCGCCGCCTCCGACGCCTTCGAGGCGCTCGAGCTCGACCGCCTGGTCTGGATCCCGGCGTCCCAGCAGCCGCTGAAGGTCGGCGTCGCGTGTGCCAGTGCGGCGGACCGGCTGGCCATGGTCCGCCTCGCGGTCGGTGACGACCCGCGCTTCGCGGTCGATGCGATCGAAATCGAGCGCCCGGGGTTATCTTTCACGGTTGACACGGTCGAGGCGTATTCGGGGAGATATCCCGGGGACGACCTTGTCGTCTTGCTGGGAGCCGACGTCATGTCGACGTTCGCCAAGTGGCGGGAGCCGCGCCGGATCGCCTCGATGGCGCGCCTCGCGATCCTGCACCGTACGGTGGGCGGGGAGGCTGTCGAAAAGGCAGCAGTGGCTGGCGCCATCCGTGCTATCACGGGCGACGACCTTCCAGCCCCTGTCGTGCTGGACACTCGGCGAGTCGATCTTTCGTCGACGGAAATTCGGGAGCGCGCGCGCCAGGGGCGCTCCCTTCATGGCTACGTACCCGATGCAGTGGCGCGCTACGTTCGCGAGCACGCGCTGTATCGATAG
- the bamD gene encoding outer membrane protein assembly factor BamD → MHLSRTFRFTLLAFALATTAACSRGFKLSRYSTNESLFNAAVGEFNKKKWDHAVTAFEKLTFDLPARDSLLPLAHWYLAKAHAGRKEHLLAAQAYNRLAESFATDSLADDAMYEAAREYQKMWRRPTLDANYGEQALGAYQSLLGLYPDTDKKDEANAAIDKLQEWFADKDYQSGMYYFRRKAFDSAIIYFKDVVKNYPQTQKSKDAYLRLADAYDAIRYRDDKQEVCATLQQKYPGDKDVSLTCGAVPKTVTQTPKPDSSVRRDSL, encoded by the coding sequence ATGCACTTGTCGCGCACCTTCCGGTTCACCCTGCTCGCGTTCGCCCTCGCCACGACGGCGGCATGCTCCCGCGGGTTCAAGCTGAGCCGCTACTCCACCAACGAGAGCCTGTTCAACGCGGCCGTGGGGGAGTTCAACAAGAAGAAGTGGGATCACGCGGTCACGGCGTTCGAGAAGCTCACCTTCGACCTGCCGGCGCGCGATTCGCTGCTCCCCCTCGCGCATTGGTACCTGGCCAAGGCGCATGCCGGGCGCAAGGAGCACCTCCTCGCCGCGCAGGCCTACAACCGGCTGGCGGAGTCGTTCGCCACCGACTCGCTGGCCGATGACGCGATGTACGAGGCGGCGCGCGAGTACCAGAAGATGTGGCGCCGTCCGACGCTCGACGCGAACTACGGCGAGCAGGCGCTGGGCGCCTACCAGTCGCTGCTGGGGCTCTATCCGGACACTGACAAGAAGGACGAGGCCAACGCGGCGATCGACAAGCTGCAGGAGTGGTTCGCCGACAAGGACTACCAGAGCGGGATGTACTACTTCCGCCGCAAGGCCTTCGACTCGGCCATCATCTACTTCAAGGATGTGGTGAAGAACTACCCGCAGACCCAGAAGTCGAAGGATGCATACCTGCGCCTGGCCGACGCCTACGATGCGATTCGCTATCGCGACGACAAGCAGGAGGTCTGCGCGACGCTGCAGCAGAAGTACCCGGGGGACAAGGATGTCTCGCTGACCTGCGGCGCGGTGCCGAAGACGGTCACCCAGACACCCAAGCCCGACAGCTCGGTCCGCCGCGACTCTCTCTGA
- a CDS encoding SDR family oxidoreductase, with amino-acid sequence MRVLITGAAGFLGSHLTDRFLRDGHSVVGLDNFITGNPDNIAHLTGHERFEFVRHNISTYTYVAGPLDGVLHFASPASPIDYLEHPIATLKVGALGTHNALGLAKAKGARFFLASTSEVYGDPLVHPQPESYWGNVNPIGPRGVYDEAKRFAEAITMAYHRAHGVDTRIVRIFNTYGPRMRPHDGRVVSNFIVQALKGEPLTMYGDGSQTRSFCYVEDEVEGIYRLFMQGDANPTNIGNPNEFSVRQLAEIVLEVTQSSSPLAFKELPVDDPKVRKPDITRARTKLGWEPKIELRDGVRRTVEYFRRVLQL; translated from the coding sequence ATGCGAGTCCTGATCACCGGCGCCGCCGGCTTCCTCGGCTCGCACCTCACCGACCGCTTCCTGCGTGACGGACACTCGGTGGTGGGGCTGGACAACTTCATCACCGGCAACCCCGACAACATCGCGCACCTGACGGGTCACGAGCGCTTCGAGTTCGTCCGCCACAACATCTCGACCTACACGTACGTTGCCGGACCGCTGGACGGGGTCCTGCACTTTGCCTCGCCGGCCAGCCCGATCGACTACCTGGAGCACCCCATCGCCACGCTCAAGGTGGGGGCGTTAGGCACGCACAACGCGCTGGGACTCGCCAAGGCCAAGGGGGCGCGCTTCTTCCTGGCCTCCACCTCCGAGGTGTACGGCGACCCGCTGGTGCATCCGCAGCCCGAGAGCTACTGGGGGAACGTGAACCCCATCGGGCCGCGCGGCGTCTACGACGAGGCCAAGCGCTTTGCCGAGGCGATCACGATGGCCTATCACCGGGCGCACGGCGTCGACACGCGCATCGTCCGGATCTTCAACACGTACGGTCCGCGCATGCGCCCGCATGACGGGCGCGTGGTCTCCAACTTCATCGTGCAGGCGCTCAAGGGCGAACCGCTCACGATGTACGGCGACGGGAGCCAGACGCGCTCCTTCTGCTACGTGGAGGACGAGGTGGAGGGGATCTACCGCCTGTTCATGCAGGGCGACGCGAACCCCACCAACATCGGGAACCCGAACGAGTTCTCGGTGCGGCAGCTGGCGGAGATCGTCCTCGAGGTCACCCAGTCGTCGTCGCCGCTGGCCTTCAAGGAGCTGCCAGTGGACGACCCCAAGGTGCGCAAGCCGGACATCACGCGCGCGCGCACGAAGCTGGGCTGGGAGCCGAAGATCGAGCTGCGCGACGGCGTGCGCCGCACGGTGGAGTACTTCCGGCGAGTGCTTCAGCTGTAG
- a CDS encoding UDP-glucose/GDP-mannose dehydrogenase family protein, translating to MHITVVGSGYVGLVVGACLAETGNDVFCADVDAGKIEALTRSEIPIYEPGLEQVVERNQKQGRLHFTTDVGGAIETAEVVFIAVGTPPDEDGSADLRHVLDVAELIGQRMTRELIVVTKSTVPVGTAVKVQAAVAKHARHPFHMCSNPEFLKEGAAVDDFLKPDRVVLGVESDQARSVMAELYAPFVRTGKPIIFMDIASAEMTKYAANAMLATRISFMNEIANLCERVGAEVDLVRKGIGSDARIGPSFLFPGPGYGGSCFPKDVKALLRTAREYGVPLRVLDAVEAANDRQKERLFEKLQAAAGGDVTGLRVAVWGLAFKANTDDMRESPSLVLIERLLASGATVVAHDPAAMAEARRRLGDRIGYAETNYEALVEADALVVVTDWNEYRHPDFNRIRTTMRRAIVIDGRNLYEPTKMRALGFTYTSVGRQR from the coding sequence GTGCACATTACGGTAGTCGGGTCGGGTTACGTGGGGCTGGTGGTGGGGGCGTGCCTGGCGGAGACGGGGAACGACGTGTTCTGCGCCGACGTGGACGCGGGGAAGATCGAGGCGCTCACGCGCAGCGAGATCCCGATCTACGAGCCTGGGCTGGAACAGGTGGTGGAGCGCAACCAGAAGCAGGGGCGCCTGCACTTCACGACCGACGTGGGCGGCGCCATCGAGACCGCAGAGGTGGTCTTCATCGCGGTGGGGACACCGCCTGACGAGGATGGCTCCGCCGACTTGCGACACGTCCTCGACGTGGCGGAGTTGATCGGGCAGCGCATGACGCGCGAGCTGATCGTCGTGACCAAGTCGACCGTGCCGGTGGGGACGGCGGTGAAGGTGCAGGCGGCGGTCGCGAAGCATGCGCGGCATCCCTTCCACATGTGCTCGAACCCGGAGTTCCTGAAGGAAGGGGCGGCGGTCGACGACTTCCTCAAGCCCGACCGCGTGGTGCTGGGCGTCGAGTCGGACCAGGCGCGCAGCGTGATGGCGGAGCTGTACGCGCCGTTCGTGCGCACCGGCAAGCCGATCATCTTCATGGACATCGCCTCGGCGGAGATGACGAAGTACGCGGCCAACGCCATGCTGGCCACGCGCATTTCGTTCATGAACGAGATCGCGAACCTGTGCGAGCGCGTGGGCGCCGAAGTGGACCTGGTGCGAAAGGGGATCGGCTCCGACGCGCGCATCGGTCCCTCGTTCCTCTTTCCGGGGCCAGGCTACGGCGGTTCGTGCTTCCCCAAGGACGTGAAGGCGCTCCTGCGCACCGCCCGGGAGTATGGCGTGCCGCTGCGCGTGCTGGACGCCGTGGAGGCGGCCAACGATCGGCAGAAGGAGCGACTGTTCGAGAAGTTGCAGGCGGCGGCTGGCGGAGACGTGACGGGGCTGCGCGTAGCCGTTTGGGGGCTCGCGTTCAAGGCCAACACCGATGACATGCGCGAGTCGCCGTCGCTGGTGCTGATCGAGCGCCTGCTGGCGTCTGGGGCGACGGTGGTGGCGCACGACCCGGCGGCGATGGCGGAGGCGCGCCGTCGCCTGGGCGACCGGATAGGCTACGCCGAGACCAACTACGAGGCGCTGGTGGAGGCGGATGCGCTGGTGGTGGTCACCGACTGGAACGAGTATCGTCATCCCGACTTCAACCGGATCAGGACGACGATGCGTCGAGCCATCGTGATCGACGGCCGCAACCTCTATGAGCCGACCAAGATGCGCGCCCTGGGCTTCACGTACACCTCGGTGGGGCGGCAGCGCTGA
- a CDS encoding nucleotide sugar dehydrogenase has product MGMKEQLLSRISDRSAVIGVVGLGYVGLPLAMEFAKAGFKVIGYDIAQRTCENLMKGESHIQDVPSKEVAEQVKAGRFIATAEEPRLKECDAISIAVPTPLSKTRDPDMSYVQAATEAIARHCHPGMLVVLESTTYPGTTREVMQPRIEAQGLTVGKDVFLAFSPERVDPGNPKYHTKNTPKVVGGVTPDCVEVSTALYSSCIDTVVPVSSAEAAELVKLLENTFRAVNIGLVNEMAIVCDKLGVNVWEVIDAAATKPFGFMKFTPGPGIGGHCIPLDPHYLAWKMRTLNYKTRFIDLASEINSEMPEYVVRKVARALNQDRKPVNGSRVLVLGIAYKKDIDDMRESPAFDVMRLLEERGAIVDYHDPYVPHFQEHGHARAGVPLTAEVLAQSDAVVIVTDHANVDYQFVVDHTGLVVDTRNCTGRTKPSKARIVPLSNLGEGIPERELAHL; this is encoded by the coding sequence ATGGGCATGAAAGAGCAGCTTCTCTCCCGGATCAGCGACCGCAGCGCCGTGATCGGCGTCGTTGGACTCGGGTATGTGGGTCTTCCGCTGGCGATGGAGTTCGCCAAGGCGGGCTTCAAGGTCATCGGGTACGACATCGCGCAGCGCACGTGCGAGAACCTCATGAAGGGGGAGTCGCACATCCAGGACGTGCCGTCGAAGGAGGTCGCCGAGCAGGTCAAGGCCGGGCGCTTCATCGCGACCGCCGAGGAGCCGCGGCTCAAGGAGTGTGACGCGATCTCGATCGCCGTCCCGACGCCGCTGTCCAAGACGCGCGACCCCGACATGAGCTATGTGCAGGCGGCGACCGAGGCCATCGCGCGCCACTGCCACCCCGGCATGCTGGTGGTGCTGGAGAGCACGACGTATCCGGGGACGACGCGCGAGGTCATGCAGCCGCGCATCGAGGCGCAGGGGCTCACGGTCGGGAAGGACGTCTTCCTGGCGTTCAGCCCCGAGCGCGTCGATCCGGGGAACCCGAAGTACCACACGAAGAACACCCCCAAGGTGGTGGGCGGGGTGACGCCGGATTGCGTCGAGGTTTCCACGGCGCTCTACAGCTCCTGCATCGACACGGTGGTCCCGGTCTCGAGCGCCGAGGCGGCGGAACTGGTGAAGCTGCTGGAGAACACCTTCCGTGCGGTGAACATCGGGCTGGTGAACGAGATGGCGATCGTGTGCGACAAGCTGGGCGTCAACGTCTGGGAAGTGATCGACGCGGCGGCGACGAAGCCGTTCGGCTTCATGAAGTTCACGCCGGGGCCGGGGATCGGCGGACACTGCATCCCGCTCGACCCGCACTACCTCGCGTGGAAGATGCGCACGCTGAACTACAAGACGCGCTTCATCGACCTCGCCAGCGAGATCAACTCGGAAATGCCGGAGTACGTGGTGCGCAAGGTGGCGCGCGCCCTCAACCAGGACCGGAAGCCGGTCAACGGCTCGCGCGTCCTGGTGCTCGGCATCGCCTACAAGAAGGACATCGACGACATGCGCGAGAGCCCGGCGTTCGACGTGATGCGCCTGCTCGAGGAGCGCGGGGCGATCGTGGACTACCACGATCCGTACGTGCCGCACTTCCAGGAGCATGGGCATGCGAGGGCCGGCGTGCCGCTGACGGCCGAGGTGCTGGCGCAGTCGGACGCGGTGGTGATCGTGACCGATCACGCCAACGTCGACTACCAGTTCGTGGTCGATCACACGGGGTTGGTCGTGGACACGCGCAATTGCACCGGGCGGACCAAGCCGTCCAAGGCGCGCATCGTCCCGTTGTCCAACCTGGGTGAGGGGATTCCGGAGCGCGAGCTCGCGCATCTGTAG
- a CDS encoding DegT/DnrJ/EryC1/StrS family aminotransferase, which produces MPVPLLDLKAQHAAIRDEVVASLMQVVDDQLFILGEPVERLERQVAELSHTAHAIGCANGTDALLLALRALDVGRGDEVVTTPFTFFATAGTIHNVGATPVFVDIDPRTYNIDPKAAAAAVGARTRAVVPVDLFGQMAAIETIRELIRSLPIIEDAAQSIGASRMIGGRKVMAGEGATIGTFSFFPSKNLGGYGDGGMMVTQDEALALRLKRLRVHGGAKMYIHDEVGYNSRLDALQAAVLAAKLPHLSHWSAGRRANAAYYDSAFADVPEIGTPYIDPANESIFNQYTIRVDRRDELQGYLKARGIGTSVYYPLPLHLQPCFAYLGYREGQCPEAERAAKQVLSLPIFPELTSAQLDEVIGTVRAFYGREASL; this is translated from the coding sequence ATGCCTGTCCCGCTTCTCGACCTCAAGGCGCAACACGCTGCCATTCGCGACGAAGTCGTCGCCTCGCTCATGCAGGTCGTCGACGACCAGCTCTTCATCCTCGGCGAGCCGGTCGAGCGCCTGGAGCGCCAGGTGGCCGAGCTCTCGCACACGGCCCACGCCATCGGCTGCGCCAACGGCACCGATGCCCTCCTCCTCGCGCTGCGCGCGCTGGATGTGGGGCGCGGGGACGAGGTCGTCACGACGCCGTTCACCTTTTTCGCGACGGCGGGGACGATCCACAACGTGGGGGCGACCCCCGTCTTCGTGGACATCGACCCCAGGACCTACAACATCGACCCGAAGGCGGCGGCCGCCGCGGTGGGGGCGCGGACCAGGGCCGTCGTCCCGGTGGACCTGTTCGGGCAGATGGCGGCCATCGAGACGATCCGGGAGCTGATCCGCTCGCTCCCCATCATCGAGGACGCGGCGCAGTCCATCGGCGCCTCCCGCATGATTGGCGGGCGGAAGGTAATGGCCGGGGAGGGCGCGACGATCGGGACCTTCTCGTTCTTCCCGTCCAAGAACCTGGGCGGCTACGGCGACGGCGGGATGATGGTGACCCAGGACGAGGCGCTGGCGCTGCGCCTCAAGCGGCTCCGGGTGCATGGCGGCGCCAAGATGTACATCCACGACGAGGTGGGCTACAACTCGCGCCTGGACGCCCTGCAGGCCGCCGTTCTGGCGGCCAAGCTCCCGCACCTGTCGCACTGGAGCGCCGGGCGTCGCGCCAACGCGGCGTACTACGATTCCGCCTTCGCCGACGTCCCGGAAATCGGGACGCCGTACATCGATCCGGCCAACGAGTCCATTTTCAACCAGTACACGATCCGGGTCGACCGCCGGGACGAGCTGCAGGGCTACCTCAAGGCGCGCGGGATCGGGACGTCGGTCTACTACCCGCTGCCGCTGCACCTGCAGCCGTGCTTCGCCTATCTGGGGTACCGGGAGGGACAGTGCCCGGAGGCGGAACGGGCGGCCAAGCAGGTCCTCTCCCTGCCGATTTTTCCTGAGCTCACGAGTGCCCAGCTGGACGAGGTGATAGGCACGGTTCGTGCCTTCTACGGACGCGAAGCGTCCCTATAG
- a CDS encoding Gfo/Idh/MocA family oxidoreductase, with translation MSEGDGGAVAPVRIALVGCGRISRNHFDAIAKVDGLQLVAVCDTVEERAREAGTREDVPWFTSYARMLEHAACDVVAICTPSGLHPQHGILAARAGKHVVCEKPMAITLTSADDLVQVCDEAGVQLFVVKQNRLNPPIQLLKRAIDKGRFGRIYMANTTVRWTRPQDYYDQAPWRGTWEFDGGAFMNQASHYVDLIQWLVGPVESVMAKTATLARRIETEDSGIAILKFRSGALGAIEVTMLTYPRNLEGSITILGEKGTVKVGGTAVNKVEAWQFADYDDDDKSIESATYTPATVYGHGHEGYYRNVLAVLRGEAAPDTDGRAGRKSLELILGIYESAKSGHEVPLPLRPRV, from the coding sequence ATGAGTGAGGGAGACGGAGGCGCCGTGGCGCCGGTTCGGATTGCACTCGTCGGCTGCGGGCGCATCAGCCGCAACCATTTCGACGCCATCGCGAAAGTCGACGGGTTGCAGCTGGTGGCGGTCTGCGACACGGTCGAGGAGCGCGCGCGCGAGGCGGGGACGCGCGAGGATGTGCCGTGGTTCACCTCGTATGCGCGGATGCTCGAGCACGCCGCGTGCGACGTGGTGGCGATCTGCACCCCGTCGGGATTGCACCCGCAGCACGGGATACTGGCCGCCAGGGCGGGGAAGCACGTCGTCTGCGAAAAGCCGATGGCGATCACCCTCACCTCGGCCGATGACCTCGTGCAGGTGTGCGACGAGGCGGGGGTGCAGCTGTTCGTCGTCAAGCAGAACCGCCTCAATCCGCCGATCCAGCTCCTCAAGCGCGCCATCGACAAGGGGCGCTTCGGGCGGATCTACATGGCAAACACCACCGTGCGCTGGACGCGCCCACAGGACTACTACGACCAGGCGCCGTGGCGCGGGACGTGGGAGTTCGACGGCGGTGCCTTCATGAACCAGGCGTCGCACTACGTGGACCTGATCCAGTGGCTCGTGGGGCCGGTGGAGAGCGTGATGGCCAAGACCGCCACGCTGGCGCGCCGCATCGAGACCGAGGACTCGGGGATCGCCATCCTCAAGTTCCGCAGCGGAGCGTTAGGGGCCATCGAGGTCACCATGCTCACCTATCCGCGCAACCTCGAGGGGTCGATCACGATCCTCGGCGAAAAGGGGACCGTGAAGGTCGGGGGGACGGCGGTCAACAAGGTCGAGGCGTGGCAGTTCGCCGATTACGACGACGACGACAAGTCGATAGAGTCGGCGACGTACACCCCAGCGACGGTGTATGGGCACGGGCATGAGGGGTACTACCGCAACGTGCTGGCCGTCCTCCGAGGCGAGGCTGCCCCCGACACCGACGGGCGCGCCGGCCGCAAGTCGCTGGAACTGATCCTGGGGATCTACGAGTCGGCCAAGTCCGGCCACGAGGTCCCCCTCCCACTCCGCCCGCGGGTATAG